A stretch of Lathyrus oleraceus cultivar Zhongwan6 chromosome 6, CAAS_Psat_ZW6_1.0, whole genome shotgun sequence DNA encodes these proteins:
- the LOC127097342 gene encoding uncharacterized protein LOC127097342, translating into MVSGNIFHCRKNSWPPEEYINKTTLQLFDFDSAAPPEHAWRRRLNSHANLLKEFRVTFMEAIKMVRLGIRMWSYVREEASHGRKAPIDPFTRESCKPSASQGVPLGGMGSGSISRGFRGEFRQWQIIPGLCEPSPVMANQFSIFVSREGGNKRFASVLAPGQHEGLGSSKKADEQGISSWGWNLNGQHSTYHALFPRAWTVYDGEPDPELKISCRQISPFVPHNYRESSLPAAVFVYTLVNTGKERAKVSLLFTWANSIGGNSHLSGDHVNEPFIAEDGISGVLLYHKTAKDNPPVTFAIAACETQNVSVSVLPNFGLSDRSSVTAKGMWSKMVKDGQFDRENFSSGPSMPSSPGDTLCAAVSASAWVEPHGKCTVAFSLAWSSPKVKFVKGSTFQRRYTKFYGTSDRAAVDLAHDALTHYKRWEEEIEKWQNPILKDEKLPEWYKFTLFNELYFLVAGGTIWIDTPFQSSNMRNSQDQVKESENAVVQLTEAKVDCRKRETDSTYDSTASRGHNHLDENYKDISHENGCVNTLRKGNSTNTLPCSTMKNLQHDDDNDDGGRFLYLEGVEYVMWCTYDVHFYASFALLMLFPRIELSIQREFAQAVLCEDGRKVKYLAEGNWGIRKVFGAVPHDLGTHDPWHEMNAYNIHDTSKWKDLNPKFVLQVYRDFSATGDLQFGVDVWPAVRAAMEYMEQFDRDADGLIENDGFPDQTYDTWTVHGVSAYCGGLWLAALQAAAAMAIQLGDRDFAETCKRKFLKAKPVFEQKLWNGSYFNYDSGSSGNSKSIQADQLAGQWYTASSGLPSLFDDFKIKSSLRKVYDFNVMKVKGGRMGAVNGMHPNGKVDETCMQSREIWTGVTYGVAATMILAGMEEEAFTTAEGIFQAGWSEDGYGYWFQTPEALSIDGHYRSLIYMRPLAIWGMQYALSLPKAVLEAPKMNFMDRIHLPPVSGGLHNETGNFFTLLRTQPSRREAVKNGCQGSGFSCNL; encoded by the exons ATGGTTAGCGGCAACATTTTTCACTGTAGAAAGAATTCGTGGCCTCCTGAAGAGTATATCAATAAAACCACTTTACAGTTG TTTGATTTTGATAGTGCTGCTCCGCCCGAACATGCTTGGAGAAGGAGATTAAATAGCCATGCCAATCTTCTTAAAgaatttagagtaacttttatgGAAGCTATAAAGATG GTTCGATTAGGTATACGCATGTGGTCATATGTTAGGGAAGAGGCTTCACATGGAAGG AAAGCTCCTATAGATCCTTTCACTCGAGAAAGTTGCAAGCCATCTGCATCTCAAGGAGTTCCACTTGGAGGGATGGG GAGTGGTAGCATATCAAGAGGATTTAGAGGTGAGTTCAGACAATGGCAAATCATTCCTGGTCTATGCGAACCATCACCTGTCATGGCCAACCAGTTCTCT ATTTTTGTTAGTAGAGAGGGAGGAAACAAAAGGTTTGCATCAGTTTTGGCTCCTGGTCAGCATGAAGGTTTAGG ATCTAGCAAGAAAGCTGACGAACAAGGTATATCATCATGGGGATGGAATCTTAACGGCCAGCACTCAACTTACCATGCTTTGTTTCCCAGAGCTTGGACTGTTTATGATG GTGAGCCTGATCCAGAACTAAAAATATCTTGCCGGCAGATATCCCCTTTCGTACCACATAATTACAGGGAAAGCAGTCTACCTGCTGCTGTTTTTGTCTATACG CTGGTAAACACTGGTAAGGAAAGAGCTAAAGTCAGCCTTTTATTTACTTGGGCG AATTCTATTGGTGGAAACTCTCACTTGTCAGGAGATCATGTGAATGAACCATTCAT AGCTGAAGATGGCATCTCCGGTGTACTTCTATATCACAA GACAGCGAAAGACAACCCTCCTGTTACTTTTGCTATTGCTGCCTGTGAAACACAGAATGTTAGTGTTTCTGTTTTACCAAATTTTGGGCTGTCCGATAGAAGTAGTGTAACAGCAAAAGGAATGTGGTCTAAAATGGTGAAG GATGGGCAATTTGACCGGGAAAATTTCTCTTCTGGACCCAGCATGCCCTCATCACCTGGAGATACGCTATGTGCTGCTGTTTCAGCTTCCGCGTGGGTGGAACCCCATGGAAAATGTACTGTTGCATTTAGTCTTGCTTGGTCATCTCCTAAAGTAAAGTTTGTCAAAGGCAGCACTTTCCAAAG GAGATATACAAAATTTTATGGGACTTCTGATAGAGCTGCAGTGGACTTGGCTCATGATGCATTGACAC ATTATAAACGGTGGGAAGAAGAGATTGAGAAATGGCAGAATCCTATTCTTAAGGATGAGAAGCTACCAGAATG GTACAAGTTTACATTATTTAATGAACTCTACTTTCTTGTTGCTGGAGGAACAATTTGGATTG ACACTCCTTTCCAATCTTCAAATATGAGGAATAGTCAGGATCAGGTCAAAGAATCAGAAAATGCAGTAGTCCAATTAACTGAAGCTAAAGTAGACTGCAGAAAAAGGGAAACAGATAGTACTTATGATTCTACTGCTTCCAGGGGGCATAATCACTTGGATGAAAATTATAAAGATATATCCCATGAAAATGGATGTGTGAATACTCTCAGAAAAGGAAACTCCACGAACACTCTGCCTTGTTCAACAATGAAGAACCTGCaacatgatgatgataatgatgatggTGGAAGGTTCTTGTACTTGGAAGGTGTGGAATACGTCATGTGGTGCACATATGATGTGCACTTCTATGCTTCATTTGCGCTTCTTATGCTCTTTCCTCGCATTGAATTAAGTATACAGCGGGAGTTTGCTCAAGCTGTTCTGTGCGAAGATGGAAGAAAAGTAAAATATCTGGCAGAGGGAAACTGGGGTATTCGCAAGGTTTTTGGGGCTGTCCCACATGATTTAGGGACACATGATCCGTGGCATGAAATGAATGCTTATAACATTCATGATACTAGTAAGTGGAAGGACCTGAACCCAAAATTTGTACTTCAGGTGTATCGAGATTTTTCTGCAACAGGTGATTTGCAATTTGGAGTTGATGTGTGGCCTGCTGTCCGTGCTGCAATGGAGTACATGGAGCAATTTGATAGAGATGCTGATGGTCTTATTGAGAATGATGGTTTCCCTGATCAAACATATGATACATGGACTGTCCATGGTGTGAGTGCTTACTGTGGTGGTCTTTGGCTTGCTGCTCTTCAAGCTGCAGCTGCAATGGCCATTCAACTAGGTGACAGAGATTTTGCGGAAACATGCAAAAGGAAGTTTCTGAAGGCTAAACCGGTATTTGAACAAAAGTTGTGGAATGGTTCTTATTTTAACTATGACAGTGGATCAAGTGGTAACAGTAAATCCATTCAAGCGGATCAATTGGCTGGGCAATGGTATACAGCATCCTCAGGGCTGCCCTCTCTTTTTGATGATTTCAAAATCAAAAGTTCCCTTCGGAAGGTTTATGATTTCAATGTGATGAAAGTTAAAGGCGGCAGGATGGGGGCTGTAAATGGCATGCATCCCAATGGTAAGGTGGATGAAACCTGTATGCAGTCTCGAGAGATATGGACAGGTGTCACGTATGGTGTTGCTGCAACAATGATACTTGCAGGAATGGAGGAGGAGGCCTTCACAACTGCTGAGGGTATATTTCAAGCAGGCTGGTCAGAAGATGGATACGG ATACTGGTTTCAGACTCCAGAGGCATTGTCAATTGATGGGCACTATCGGTCCCTTATATATATGAGGCCACTGGCAATTTGGGGCATGCAATATGCATTAAGTCTGCCAAAGGCAGTACTTGAGGCCCCTAAAATGAACTTCATGGACAGAATCCACCTACCTCCTGTTAGTGGAGGATTACATAACGAAACAG GTAACTTCTTCACGTTGTTACGGACCCAACCCTCTCGTAGAGAAGCTGTTAAAAACGGATGTCAAGGGTCGGGGTTCAGTTGTAACTTGTAA